One segment of Erigeron canadensis isolate Cc75 chromosome 2, C_canadensis_v1, whole genome shotgun sequence DNA contains the following:
- the LOC122589440 gene encoding MDIS1-interacting receptor like kinase 2-like — protein MNNNSLTGSIPKTFANLKNLSFLNLSENKLNGSIPKEIGNLTSLEWLVLSTNELSGPIPLSIGELKSLRFLRLSSNKLSGPLPQELGNLVSLFSLQISNNQLNGSIPSSLGKLTNLEKLFLYDNQFSGPIPQELGKLKLVQIDMSNNEFSGSLPDEICNGGRLEVLILVNNNLTGRIPKSVYNCSSLLRVRFDGNNLTGDISKNFGVYPHLNYINLNDNKLHGEISDSWSKCENLSTIQMGGNLINGSIPSSLGNSFQLKELNLSSNDLVGEIPKEFGRMTRLLKLNLSNNHLSSRIPQELGSLTELTSLDLSMNKLNGSIPSSLGECSKLIYLYLNSNGFINEIPIQIGRFVQLSFLDLSHNLLIGRIPSTISGLSSLEKLNLSHNKLSGSIPKIMESMNALLSIDLSYNQLEGPVPESKGFSIETLQGNKGLCGNVRGMKPCPLKNHSQKGSRKLTLLISLPLVVALLFGVLGVILIFYTRRSKKRSSTPLQEDAADTKGADFFSISNFDGKETYQEILRVTEEFNEAYCLGKGGFGSVYKAKLASGEVVAVKRLHSSSEVINRVDFLNEIKALTIIRHRNIVKLHGYCSHVRNSFLVYQYLEGGSLASALSDSRSAQNLDWTKRVNIIKGVTYALSYMHHDCSPPIVHRDISSKNILLDSDYEAYISDFGTAKILNQNSSNWSNVAGTYGYLAPELAYTMKVTEKCDVYSYGVLALEVIKGEHPGDFITSLTSPSAGQIKLSDLLDHRLPIPLPEIEKVLTSILIQAIRCVNSKPELRPSMHYISKEIS, from the exons ATGAATAATAACTCTCTAACTGGTTCtattccaaaaacttttgccaatttgaaaaacttgtcaTTCTTGAATCTTTCCGAGAATAAGCTGAATGGATCTATCCCGAAAGAAATAGGCAACTTGACTTCACTCGAATGGCTCGTGTTAAGCACTAACGAACTTAGTGGTCCGATTCCTTTGTCTATAGGTGAACTCAAATCCCTTCGTTTTCTTCGTCTATCTTCAAACAAACTTTCTGGTCCTCTTCCACAAGAGTTGGGAAACTTAGTATCACTTTTCAGTTTGCAAATAAGTAATAATCAACTCAATGGGTCCATTCCAAGTTCATTGGGTAAGTTGACAAACTTAGAAAAACTGTTTCTGTATGACAATCAGTTTTCGGGTCCTATTCCACAAGAACTAGGAAAACTGAAGTTGGTTCAAATAGATATGAGCAACAATGAATTTTCTGGCAGTTTGCCGGATGAAATCTGTAACGGAGGAAGACTTGAAGTCCTGATCCTTGTTAATAATAATCTAACGGGTCGTATTCCAAAGAGTGTGTACAACTGCTCAAGTTTGCTCCGAGTAAGGTTTGATGGGAACAATCTAACCGGAGATATTTCCAAAAATTTTGGTGTGTATCCGCATCTCAATTACATTAATCTCAACGACAACAAGCTTCATGGGGAGATCTCAGACAGTTGGAGTAAGTGCGAGAATTTATCAACTATACAAATGGGAGGAAATCTAATCAACGGTAGCATACCTTCGTCGCTTGGAAACTCTTTTCAATTAAAAGAGCTCAACCTATCATCCAATGACTTGGTTGGTGAGATACCGAAGGAGTTTGGAAGAATGACTCGTTTGCTGAAACTTAATCTAAGCAATAACCATCTTTCTAGTCGCATACCACAAGAACTAGGATCGCTAACTGAATTAACGTCCCTTGATCTGTCCATGAATAAGTTAAACGGGTCCATTCCTTCTTCCCTTGGGGAATGCTCAAAGCTCATCTATTTATACTTGAACAGCAACGGATTTATAAATGAAATCCCAATTCAAATAGGTAGATTTGTTCAACTATCATTTCTTGATTTGAGTCACAATTTGCTAATAGGAAGGATACCATCTACTATATCGGGTCTAAGCAGTTTGGAGAAGCTCAATCTTTCTCATAATAAACTCTCGGGTTCTATACCAAAGATCATGGAATCAATGAATGCTTTGTTGAGCATTGACCTATCGTATAATCAGCTTGAAGGTCCTGTTCCCGAAAGCAAAGGTTTTTCCATAGAAACATTGCAAGGGAACAAAGGTTTGTGTGGAAATGTTAGAGGAATGAAGCCATGTCCTTTAAAAAATCATTCTCAGAAGGGAAGCCGCAAACTGACACTCCTGATTTCACTTCCACTTGTTGTTGCTCTTCTATTTGGTGTTCTCGGGgtcattttaattttctataCCCGGAGATCTAAGAAGAGATCATCAACACCACTACAGGAGGATGCTGCAGACACAAAAGGTGCAGATTTCTTTTCAATTTCGAATTTTGATGGAAAGGAGACTTACCAAGAAATCCTAAGGGTAACCGAAGAGTTTAACGAAGCATATTGCCTCGGAAAGGGAGGATTTGGAAGTGTGTACAAAGCAAAGTTGGCATCAGGTGAGGTTGTTGCGGTAAAGAGACTTCATTCGTCCTCTGAGGTAATCAATCGTGTTGATTTTCTAAATGAGATCAAAGCATTGACAATAATAAGACACCGAAACATTGTTAAGCTACATGGCTATTGTTCGCACGTTAGAAACTCATTTTTGGTTTACCAGTATCTTGAAGGGGGTAGTCTAGCTAGTGCATTGAGCGACAGTAGGAGTGCTCAAAATCTAGATTGGACCAAAAGGGTGAACATCATCAAAGGTGTTACTTACGCTTTATCGTATATGCACCATGATTGTTCACCCCCTATCGTTCATCGAGACATATCAAGCAAAAATATTTTGCTTGATTCAGATTATGAAGCTTATATTTCAGATTTTGGTACCGCAAAGATTTTGAACCAAAACTCATCAAATTGGAGTAACGTTGCAGGAACATATGGATACCTTGCACCAG AACTCGCCTACACAATGAAAGTAACAGAAAAGTGTGATGTGTATAGCTATGGGGTTCTAGCGTTGGAAGTCATTAAAGGAGAACATCCAGGTGATTTCATTACTTCTCTAACATCTCCTTCTGCTGGGCAGATCAAGCTGAGCGATCTGCTGGATCATCGTCTTCCAATTCCACTCCCAGAGATCGAGAAAGTTCTAACATCCATTTTGATACAAGCAATAAGATGTGTAAATTCGAAACCTGAATTAAGGCCTTCCATGCATTATATTTCGAAAGAAATATCATAG